One Streptomyces sp. NBC_00223 genomic window carries:
- a CDS encoding type III polyketide synthase, translated as MSRIAGVYAALPPHRYEQHEIRDALAEMAGVGAAGGERRGLLDRMHAGSAVRSRYLALPLERYAALGGFGAANRAYVTAALELGEAAARGALAESGVPATDVELVVFTSVTGLAVPSIEARLAGRLGLRPDVRRMPVFGLGCVAGASGLARVHDYLAGRPRAAALLLSVELCSLTLRRGDTSAANLVAGALFGDGAGAVVAVGAEHPAADTARGPRVVATRSRLYPDTEPLLGWEVDDDGFRIVLGSDLPDTLMDHLGPEVRDFLACHALKAADVTGWICHPGGPKVLESVRASLDLPARALELSWRSLAEVGNLSSASVLHILRDTLDLAPPLAGTPGLMLSVGPGLSSELLLLRW; from the coding sequence ATGAGTCGAATCGCTGGCGTGTACGCGGCACTGCCGCCCCACCGCTACGAGCAGCACGAGATCAGGGACGCGCTGGCGGAGATGGCCGGGGTCGGGGCGGCGGGCGGGGAGCGGCGCGGACTGCTGGACCGGATGCACGCCGGTTCCGCCGTACGCAGCCGGTACTTGGCGCTGCCGCTGGAGCGCTATGCCGCCCTGGGCGGTTTCGGCGCGGCCAATCGGGCGTATGTCACGGCGGCGCTGGAACTGGGCGAGGCCGCGGCGCGCGGGGCGCTCGCCGAGTCCGGTGTGCCCGCGACGGACGTCGAGTTGGTGGTGTTCACCTCGGTGACGGGCCTCGCGGTGCCGTCGATCGAGGCGCGGCTGGCGGGCCGGCTGGGACTGCGCCCGGACGTCAGGCGGATGCCGGTCTTCGGGCTGGGGTGCGTGGCGGGCGCCTCGGGCCTGGCCCGGGTGCACGACTACCTGGCGGGACGGCCCCGGGCCGCGGCCCTGCTGCTGTCGGTGGAGCTGTGCTCGCTCACGCTGCGGCGCGGTGACACTTCGGCGGCGAACCTGGTGGCCGGCGCGCTGTTCGGCGACGGCGCCGGCGCGGTGGTGGCGGTCGGCGCCGAGCACCCGGCGGCGGACACGGCCCGCGGCCCGCGGGTGGTGGCCACCCGCAGCCGCCTGTATCCGGACACCGAGCCGCTGCTGGGCTGGGAGGTCGACGACGACGGCTTCCGGATCGTGCTGGGCAGTGACCTCCCGGACACCCTGATGGACCATCTCGGCCCGGAGGTACGGGACTTCCTCGCCTGCCACGCGCTGAAGGCGGCGGACGTGACCGGCTGGATCTGCCACCCGGGCGGCCCGAAGGTCCTGGAGTCGGTACGGGCGTCGCTCGACCTGCCCGCGCGTGCGCTGGAGCTGTCCTGGCGCTCGCTCGCCGAGGTCGGCAACCTCTCCTCCGCGTCGGTGCTGCACATCCTGCGCGACACCCTGGACCTGGCCCCGCCGCTGGCCGGCACCCCGGGGCTGATGCTCTCCGTCGGCCCGGGGCTCAGCTCCGAACTCCTCCTGCTGCGCTGGTAG